GCCCCGGCGTCGCCGTTGACGCGGAGGCGGTGCGACCCCGAGCCGTCGGCGGCGACGCCCACGGTCTTGGCGAGCGCGCGGCGCTTGTAGAGGCCGAGTCCGATCGGGCTGCCCGGGGTGGCGAAGTCGACGTAGCTGCCGAAGCTCTTCGCGACGGCGAGTCCGCGGTCGAGGTAGAAGCGCTTGCTCGCGCCCACGTCTTCGGCGCCGATGAGCAGCACGAGGTTGTCGATCGTGCGGGTCGCCGGCCCCGTGTCCTTCTTCGACGCGGTGGCGACCTGCCAGATCGCGCCGTCGGGCGCCTGCACGACGCCGCCGAAGCCCCACAGCGACTTCTCGGCGGGCTTCAGCACCGTGGCCCCGGCCGCGACGGCCGAGTCGAAGAGGGAGGTGACGTCGGCCGGCTGCGACACGATGACCGACATGGTGAATCCGCGGAACCCGGTCGACGGGGCATCCGCCGCCCTGGTGCGAACCTGCGGCCCGAGCCCGAAGGCGTCGGCGTAGAAGCGCGCGGCCGCGTCGGGGTCTGCCACGTCGAGCGTGATCGAGGCGATGGAGGTGAGCTTGGTGGTGTCGATGTTCATACCAGCGACGCTATTCACCCTGATCGCCGGGCACTTCTTCGATACTGCTCGCTTCGAGTCCGAGCGCGCGTCAGCCGAGCGCGCGTCAGCCGAGCGCGCGTCAGCCGAGCGCGCGTCAGCGGAGCGCGCGTCAGCCGAGCGCGGCGATCGCGTCGGCGACCAACTGCCGTTCCGAGGGCTCGTCGTCGGCGGCCGGGGTGAAGCCCATGCGCACCACGACGAGCTCCTCCGACGGCACCATGACGACCTTCTGCCCGTCGTGACCGCTCATGTAATAGGTGTCGGCGGGCAGCTCGGGCCAGCGCAGGCTGCCGTCGGGCAGCATGTTGGTGCGGAAGCCCATCGCGTACCCGGCGTCGTCGGTCTGGTCGTGCTCGACGTTCGTGAGGGTCTGCGTCATCCAGCCTTCGGGCAGCAGTTGCTCGCCGTTCCACTCGCCCTCCTGCAGGGCGAACTGGCCGAGTGCGGCCCAGTCGCGAGGTGCCGCCCAGAGGTACGACGAGCACACGGGCGTGCCCGCGGCATCCGGTTCGAAGGTCGCCGTCGACAGGCCGAGCGCACCGAGGATCGTCTGCCGCGGCAGGTCGGCGCCGAGGCCGGTGCGCTCGGTCAGCACCGAGCACAGCAGGGTCGTGCTGCCGCTCGAGTACTCCTGCACCGAGCCGGGCTCGTGCTCGAGGGGCAGGCTCGCGACGTAGGCGCCCATGTCGGGCTCGAGGTAGAGCATGCGGGTGATCGGCGTGCCGAGGTCGTAGGTCTCGTCCCACTCGAGGCCGCTCTGCATGCGCAGCAGGTCTTCGACGGTGATGGCAGCGCGTTCGTCGGTCCACTCGGGCCGAAGGTGGTCGTCGCCCAGCGAGACGACGCCCTGCTCGACGA
The DNA window shown above is from Agromyces cerinus and carries:
- a CDS encoding VOC family protein → MNIDTTKLTSIASITLDVADPDAAARFYADAFGLGPQVRTRAADAPSTGFRGFTMSVIVSQPADVTSLFDSAVAAGATVLKPAEKSLWGFGGVVQAPDGAIWQVATASKKDTGPATRTIDNLVLLIGAEDVGASKRFYLDRGLAVAKSFGSYVDFATPGSPIGLGLYKRRALAKTVGVAADGSGSHRLRVNGDAGAFADPDGFEWASAGE
- a CDS encoding serine hydrolase domain-containing protein — protein: MHILRRVIVIVAVTALVLIAAFTGVYLWQQPILLTGTGYAAHNACAGVLVAGRDDPATDLPPNPLVPYLQVDSDADAGTATASILGAIAHQNAWYAEGFGCTLADQRPELGEATAIDAQGNPFTDVAAATAPTPEAGAALEQAMGRAFGDELAASDTEALGTRAVVVVKDGELVAERYADGFDAETPQLGWSMSKSVTELMTGMLVEQGVVSLGDDHLRPEWTDERAAITVEDLLRMQSGLEWDETYDLGTPITRMLYLEPDMGAYVASLPLEHEPGSVQEYSSGSTTLLCSVLTERTGLGADLPRQTILGALGLSTATFEPDAAGTPVCSSYLWAAPRDWAALGQFALQEGEWNGEQLLPEGWMTQTLTNVEHDQTDDAGYAMGFRTNMLPDGSLRWPELPADTYYMSGHDGQKVVMVPSEELVVVRMGFTPAADDEPSERQLVADAIAALG